A genomic segment from Geitlerinema sp. PCC 7407 encodes:
- the cas7u gene encoding type I-U CRISPR-associated RAMP protein Csb1/Cas7u: MNFQALQDQPRVLIEAQLKPLQGDRFQPTGFPDLGAATYTLPGAKKTRMLLLESAQSVANRLENSIWDEVNETVVKPLAGIPYVVVHQGDQVLTNSLLEAHRLNSFYILEGKDRSFFEMLQQELDIPAEGAVDFRKLARVLAKYDLNSLLHGIFLAKKEIAKGRFKLARALSGFIEAYNVETANSGGVKNDRVNPQAEAKKGGGNVPYHREEYTAERITAYFSLDLAQIRGYCLGREIEDLLIAIAFYKIQCFLARGLRLRTACDLEVAQISIQRPVDFSLPSEAELAKALPALVKAASGAFADPPVTVVQYVADETAKDKESNTSKGRSKK; the protein is encoded by the coding sequence ATGAACTTTCAAGCACTACAAGATCAACCGCGCGTCCTGATCGAAGCGCAACTGAAGCCATTGCAGGGCGATCGCTTTCAGCCGACGGGCTTTCCGGATTTGGGGGCTGCGACCTATACGCTGCCTGGGGCCAAGAAGACGCGCATGCTGCTGCTGGAGTCTGCCCAGAGCGTGGCCAACCGCCTAGAAAACAGTATCTGGGATGAGGTCAATGAAACGGTGGTGAAGCCTCTGGCGGGAATTCCCTATGTGGTGGTTCACCAGGGCGATCAGGTGCTGACCAATTCGCTCCTAGAAGCCCACCGTCTCAACTCGTTCTATATTCTGGAGGGCAAAGATCGCAGCTTTTTTGAGATGCTCCAGCAGGAGCTGGATATACCCGCTGAGGGGGCGGTGGATTTCCGAAAGCTGGCGCGCGTCCTGGCAAAGTATGACCTCAACTCTCTATTGCACGGGATCTTTTTGGCGAAGAAAGAGATCGCGAAGGGACGCTTCAAGCTGGCGCGGGCGCTGTCGGGATTTATCGAAGCGTACAACGTGGAGACTGCGAATTCTGGCGGGGTCAAAAATGATCGGGTCAATCCCCAAGCAGAAGCCAAAAAGGGCGGTGGCAATGTCCCCTATCACCGTGAAGAATATACCGCCGAGCGGATCACGGCCTACTTTAGTTTGGATTTGGCGCAGATTCGCGGCTATTGCCTGGGCCGTGAGATCGAGGATCTGCTGATCGCGATCGCCTTTTACAAGATTCAGTGCTTTTTGGCGCGGGGGCTGCGGCTGCGCACGGCCTGCGATCTGGAGGTGGCGCAGATATCGATCCAGCGTCCAGTGGATTTCTCGCTGCCGTCGGAAGCGGAGCTGGCAAAAGCTTTGCCAGCTCTGGTGAAGGCGGCTTCGGGTGCCTTTGCCGATCCGCCGGTGACGGTGGTGCAGTACGTGGCGGATGAAACCGCAAAGGACAAGGAAAGCAACACAAGCAAGGGGCGTAGCAAAAAGTGA
- the hisA gene encoding 1-(5-phosphoribosyl)-5-[(5-phosphoribosylamino)methylideneamino]imidazole-4-carboxamide isomerase, whose amino-acid sequence MEVIPAIDLLEGRCVRLYQGDYGQAQTFNEDPVAVAKDWEAQGATRIHLVDLDGAKSGQPVNTPSIAAIAAAVSVPVQVGGGLRDRQRVADLLSLGVERVILGTVAVEQPELVASLCQEFPGQIVVGIDARNGKVATRGWLETSEVMATELAQRMADLGAAAIIYTDIHRDGTLQGPNLEALRELAQSISIPVIASGGVSSVSDLLSLLTLEPQGVTGAIVGRAIYTGDVDLKEAIRAVGQGRWQDVPPDLGTIA is encoded by the coding sequence ATGGAAGTAATCCCAGCGATCGACTTGCTGGAAGGGCGCTGTGTCCGCCTGTACCAAGGAGACTACGGCCAAGCCCAAACCTTTAATGAAGACCCCGTTGCCGTGGCCAAGGACTGGGAAGCCCAGGGGGCAACCCGCATTCACCTGGTGGATCTAGACGGTGCCAAAAGCGGCCAGCCCGTCAACACGCCGTCGATTGCCGCGATCGCCGCTGCGGTGTCGGTTCCCGTCCAGGTCGGCGGTGGTCTGCGCGATCGCCAGCGCGTCGCCGACCTGCTGAGCCTCGGCGTCGAGCGAGTCATCCTCGGCACCGTCGCCGTCGAGCAGCCCGAGCTGGTCGCCAGCCTGTGCCAGGAGTTTCCTGGCCAGATCGTCGTTGGCATCGACGCCCGCAATGGCAAAGTCGCCACTCGGGGCTGGCTCGAAACCTCCGAAGTCATGGCCACCGAGCTGGCTCAGCGCATGGCAGACCTCGGAGCTGCCGCCATCATCTACACCGACATCCACCGCGACGGCACCCTCCAAGGCCCCAACCTGGAGGCCCTGCGCGAGCTGGCCCAGTCCATCTCGATTCCTGTGATTGCCTCCGGCGGCGTCAGCTCCGTCAGCGATCTGCTCAGCCTGCTCACCCTCGAGCCCCAGGGCGTCACTGGCGCGATCGTTGGCCGCGCCATCTACACCGGCGACGTCGATCTCAAAGAAGCCATCCGCGCCGTGGGCCAGGGCCGCTGGCAAGACGTCCCCCCCGACCTCGGCACGATCGCCTAA
- the csb2 gene encoding type I-U CRISPR-associated protein Csb2, giving the protein MIGLSIQFLTGRYHATPWNHQVNEGQVEWPPSPWRILRSLVFAYYHLPEQPERSLFNQILSKLSNHLPSYRLPAYVAAHTRHYMPVFREGKSTTTKVLDTFYALPGGALSSEAKLWVMWPGVEATEEEKNLLRRLCGQISYLGRAESWVEIQLLSSQELEAEQVSFQMRPLAEPESSGQGEPVRVLAPLTTEGLEGFRGALALMPKPKRGKAKWKIPADLLEVLELDTSDLYAQGWSGIPGARWVTYGLEPVAEPDRLAPSAQRSRSLAPTVARFALWSSVLPNLTEALTLGDRFHKTLTSLSNGDQPQSAEAVFSGRQWVTTEEGEEVEQEAKGHQHAWYLPEPNRQGKIDHVLVYAAGGFSERAIATLGRLRYFNQKEQDRFQMVLVSLGRAEEYRSNGPGVSPLLGWGRRWRSLTPMVLPRHPKFDRRNNPKCIGETPFQREGPEDQALYLLKNLLKSLHQDESLEGCEKVQSKEDGEEDWLRYVNAQGKELVKVRCLSDDEKKACSDDPSKHLHWKQFRRRRYSGEGSRSSECGYWLELEFAEPRQGPIALGYGAHFGLGVFLPVDGGADRGM; this is encoded by the coding sequence GTGATTGGACTCTCGATTCAGTTCTTGACGGGTCGCTATCACGCGACGCCCTGGAACCACCAGGTGAATGAAGGGCAAGTGGAGTGGCCGCCGTCTCCTTGGCGAATTTTGCGATCGCTGGTGTTTGCTTACTATCACTTGCCGGAGCAGCCGGAGCGATCGCTGTTTAACCAGATCCTGAGCAAGCTGTCGAATCATCTGCCGAGCTATAGGCTGCCAGCCTATGTCGCTGCTCACACTCGGCACTATATGCCGGTTTTTCGGGAAGGAAAATCGACCACGACTAAAGTGCTGGATACGTTTTATGCGCTGCCGGGGGGAGCGCTGTCGTCGGAGGCCAAGCTGTGGGTGATGTGGCCGGGGGTAGAGGCCACAGAGGAAGAAAAGAATCTGCTGCGCCGTCTGTGCGGCCAGATTAGCTATCTGGGGCGGGCAGAGTCTTGGGTCGAGATTCAGCTTCTGTCGTCGCAGGAGCTGGAGGCTGAGCAGGTCTCATTCCAGATGCGGCCCCTGGCCGAGCCAGAGTCCTCTGGTCAGGGAGAGCCGGTGAGGGTGCTGGCTCCGCTGACGACGGAGGGGCTGGAGGGATTTCGGGGGGCGCTGGCGCTGATGCCGAAGCCAAAGCGGGGCAAGGCGAAGTGGAAGATCCCGGCGGATCTGCTGGAGGTGCTGGAGCTGGATACGAGTGATCTCTATGCCCAGGGCTGGAGCGGGATTCCGGGGGCGCGGTGGGTGACCTATGGTCTGGAGCCGGTGGCGGAGCCGGACCGACTGGCCCCGTCTGCTCAGCGATCGCGATCGCTTGCTCCTACGGTGGCTCGCTTTGCGCTGTGGTCGAGTGTGCTGCCCAATCTGACGGAGGCGCTGACCCTGGGCGATCGCTTTCACAAGACGTTGACGAGTCTCAGCAATGGTGACCAGCCTCAATCGGCGGAGGCGGTTTTTAGCGGTCGCCAGTGGGTGACGACGGAGGAAGGGGAGGAGGTTGAGCAGGAAGCGAAGGGACATCAGCATGCGTGGTATCTGCCGGAGCCAAATCGCCAGGGCAAGATCGATCATGTGCTGGTCTATGCGGCGGGGGGATTCTCGGAGCGGGCGATCGCGACTTTGGGGCGTCTGAGGTATTTCAACCAAAAGGAGCAAGATCGCTTTCAGATGGTGCTGGTGTCGCTGGGGCGGGCGGAGGAGTACCGGTCGAATGGGCCGGGGGTTTCGCCGCTGCTGGGGTGGGGGCGTCGCTGGCGATCGCTGACGCCGATGGTGCTGCCGCGTCATCCAAAGTTCGATCGCCGCAACAATCCCAAGTGCATTGGCGAAACGCCGTTTCAGCGGGAGGGACCGGAGGACCAGGCGCTCTATCTGCTCAAGAATCTCCTGAAGTCGCTGCACCAAGATGAGTCGCTGGAGGGCTGCGAGAAAGTGCAGTCTAAGGAGGATGGGGAAGAGGATTGGCTGCGTTATGTAAATGCCCAAGGGAAGGAGCTGGTCAAGGTACGCTGTCTCTCTGATGATGAGAAGAAGGCTTGCAGCGACGATCCTTCCAAGCATTTGCATTGGAAGCAGTTTCGGCGGCGGCGCTACTCGGGTGAGGGGAGTCGATCGTCGGAGTGCGGATACTGGCTAGAGCTGGAGTTTGCGGAGCCTCGCCAGGGGCCGATCGCTCTGGGCTATGGGGCTCACTTTGGGCTGGGGGTCTTTTTGCCGGTCGATGGGGGCGCGGATCGGGGGATGTAG
- the csx17 gene encoding type I-U CRISPR-associated protein Csx17, producing the protein MPESMILGGCTPQPLSAYLKALGILRLLVEQGRDRQAKGYWENDAFVLVTSLSREALETFFLEEYQPTPLVAPWNGSTGFYPKDKAQKRLLQEIVDAPAERFRIYGETIAIAQRQVDALGLTVQPKEKSDKRKLLERLRNELPDEAVKWLDTCALVTSEDLSFPPLAGTGGNDGNFEFSRTFMQQLREVMDFGTGKPNPSAQALLRAALFDDVLPSLPFSGRIGQFNPVAAASDRVNPWDFVLMLEGILLFAAGVTRRYERAEQGSLAYPFTVRPSNAGYGSAAAGEEARAELWAPLWSKPAGLLELQALFREGRAKLGDRAARYGIDFYRAISTLGRDRNIEEFVRYGFQLRNGLSYFAVPLDRFRPQSEPQQDYLSDIDPWLDQFRRAAQDKDAPASVLRANQRLEEAIIDWSRQKATLLDVLIALGEAEADLGRSLKFTTSRFVSPVPLLPRRWLTACWENSSEFRLGLALASNRLRQRLGRARPQERSRFWVWTPNDDGVTTWQAGDLESNLIRLVKREEVEAQAKQKAEKGQKADSDGLKTPKSGQNPEEPEFQPAGQEDAPPGDPKTSQPGSYPAPLVDVVRWIQGEVNAERLEAIARGLSLVDLALTRPSSLGWPQWVPPAYALVAIAHQRRLLLEKIPESPDLQDQGSQPSIKTVSLPRVPNLLNRLAMGDCYGATTLAIRRLRASGCPPAMGQGINESGDRTRRIAAALAFPLSDSDVSRLIWQVRPLPKEDPEDSGKTAHFSSEVSS; encoded by the coding sequence ATGCCTGAGTCAATGATTTTGGGAGGCTGTACGCCTCAGCCCCTGTCGGCCTATCTCAAGGCGCTGGGAATTTTGCGGCTGCTGGTCGAGCAAGGGCGCGATCGCCAGGCCAAGGGGTACTGGGAAAACGACGCGTTTGTCTTGGTGACCAGCCTGTCACGAGAAGCGCTAGAGACTTTTTTCCTGGAGGAGTATCAACCGACGCCCCTCGTGGCGCCCTGGAATGGCAGCACAGGCTTCTATCCCAAGGACAAGGCCCAAAAACGCCTGCTCCAGGAGATCGTGGACGCGCCCGCTGAGCGCTTCCGGATCTATGGGGAGACGATCGCGATCGCCCAAAGGCAGGTGGACGCTCTGGGGCTGACGGTCCAGCCCAAGGAGAAATCGGACAAGCGCAAGCTGCTGGAGCGGCTGAGAAATGAGCTGCCCGACGAGGCTGTGAAGTGGCTAGACACCTGTGCTCTGGTCACCTCGGAGGATCTGAGCTTTCCGCCGCTGGCTGGGACGGGCGGCAATGACGGCAACTTCGAGTTTAGCCGCACCTTCATGCAGCAGCTTCGAGAAGTGATGGACTTTGGGACGGGCAAGCCCAACCCATCGGCCCAAGCGCTGCTGCGGGCGGCTTTGTTTGACGACGTTTTGCCCAGCTTGCCCTTCAGCGGCAGGATCGGGCAGTTTAACCCGGTTGCTGCTGCCAGCGATCGGGTCAATCCCTGGGACTTTGTGCTGATGCTGGAGGGGATTTTGCTGTTTGCGGCTGGGGTGACCCGGCGCTATGAGCGGGCTGAGCAGGGCAGTCTGGCCTATCCCTTTACGGTGCGTCCCTCGAATGCGGGCTACGGCAGCGCGGCGGCGGGCGAGGAGGCGCGGGCGGAGCTGTGGGCACCGCTGTGGAGCAAACCGGCAGGCTTGCTGGAGCTCCAAGCGCTGTTTCGGGAGGGGCGGGCCAAGCTGGGTGATCGCGCGGCTCGCTATGGAATTGATTTTTATCGAGCGATCTCGACCCTGGGGCGCGATCGCAATATCGAAGAGTTTGTCCGCTATGGCTTCCAGCTTCGCAATGGGCTGTCCTATTTTGCGGTGCCCCTCGATCGCTTCCGCCCGCAGTCTGAGCCCCAGCAGGACTACCTGAGCGACATCGATCCATGGCTCGACCAGTTCCGGCGGGCGGCCCAAGACAAAGATGCTCCGGCCTCGGTGCTGCGCGCGAACCAGCGCCTCGAAGAGGCCATCATTGACTGGAGCCGCCAAAAGGCAACGCTGCTCGATGTCCTGATCGCCCTGGGGGAAGCGGAGGCAGACCTGGGGCGATCGCTGAAGTTTACGACCAGCAGATTTGTCTCGCCGGTGCCCCTGCTGCCTCGGCGGTGGCTCACAGCGTGCTGGGAGAATTCGAGCGAGTTTCGGCTGGGGCTGGCCCTGGCGAGCAACCGCCTGCGCCAGCGGCTGGGGCGCGCAAGGCCCCAGGAGAGGTCGCGCTTTTGGGTGTGGACGCCTAATGACGACGGCGTGACGACCTGGCAGGCGGGAGATCTAGAGAGCAACCTGATCCGGCTGGTGAAGCGCGAGGAAGTCGAAGCGCAAGCTAAGCAAAAAGCCGAAAAAGGCCAGAAAGCCGACTCAGACGGCTTGAAGACCCCGAAAAGCGGCCAAAACCCTGAAGAACCCGAATTTCAGCCTGCTGGTCAGGAAGACGCTCCGCCGGGGGACCCGAAAACCAGCCAGCCGGGCTCCTATCCGGCACCGCTGGTGGATGTTGTGCGCTGGATTCAGGGGGAGGTGAATGCAGAGCGTCTGGAGGCGATCGCCCGGGGGCTGAGCCTGGTGGATTTGGCGTTGACCCGTCCGTCCAGCCTGGGCTGGCCCCAGTGGGTGCCGCCGGCCTACGCGCTGGTGGCGATCGCCCATCAGCGACGCCTGTTGCTGGAGAAGATCCCCGAGTCTCCAGACCTGCAAGACCAGGGATCCCAGCCGTCCATCAAAACGGTGTCGCTGCCCAGGGTGCCGAACTTGCTAAACCGGCTGGCGATGGGGGACTGCTACGGCGCGACGACTCTGGCGATTCGGCGGCTGCGGGCCAGCGGCTGTCCTCCAGCGATGGGCCAGGGGATCAACGAGTCGGGCGATCGCACTCGCCGGATCGCGGCAGCGCTGGCCTTTCCCCTCTCGGACTCCGACGTGAGCCGACTGATCTGGCAGGTGCGCCCGCTCCCCAAGGAAGACCCAGAGGATTCGGGCAAAACCGCTCATTTTTCTAGTGAAGTTTCTAGTTAA
- a CDS encoding S8 family serine peptidase, which yields MNLSLVTLETRLSFVLGLEPAIAQRIIARQATLTDLLMAQTQSHLALEVIFQIFLQPEKVLDQRLNPNSLTEAQLRQLPGLGDSARQAIQESRPFFSLTEVEIATQLPQVLLQELLELPTYQWLDKPQGTRSTVRPVSGVYTAIADSDEFEAVPEAAQAGFATTTIHQDRQRILVLEASDFEAPAVDPHRLKQSLAGRICPALRDAQGMIRYLVPLSVDLWFRPETPRDRVEAILAALQLRLVEPVTETLAAMGYYRAVIPGCPVDTDPLRAVLEVVQLAGQYEEIRFAEPEQIGLNDFGPDTTHLAGRESDFEAVGRYWNHDVIQLGAAHQLTQGSDKVTIFVIDSGVDTEHPAIAPVLRPDWQRVDLNFTLSDPESALSPQEISVSHGTQVTSVAIAQGPENGEIVRGIAPLCRVLPIKISGSMGYGLRAAAIRQAIALLQPGERGILNLSWRTNGEHIGIREALQEADRRGFATVTSAGNYSAGERQIANDLHYPSAHGYRYPYLRSLCVVAASTVENRRASYSYFGSESITLAAPGGEAGSAGSAIYVASPRGQHAYVWGTSFAAPHVAGLLGLMFARNPQLSAPEAIACLQRTAQSLPASEPAPLGHGIVNAYAAVMAVPLPQEVSENPPAEPPQEIHHAGKINLNTATAEELAKLSLMNDWRIDHLLRYRQTQGPLQSIWDLLYAGAFDLWTIRHLQDQVSL from the coding sequence ATGAACCTATCTTTGGTAACCCTAGAAACGAGGCTGAGCTTTGTGCTGGGCCTTGAGCCTGCGATCGCCCAGCGCATCATCGCGCGACAGGCCACGCTGACGGATCTGCTGATGGCCCAGACCCAGAGCCATCTGGCCCTAGAGGTGATTTTTCAGATCTTTCTGCAACCCGAAAAAGTTTTAGACCAACGCTTAAACCCTAATTCTTTAACAGAGGCCCAGTTGCGTCAGTTGCCGGGGCTCGGGGACAGCGCAAGACAAGCCATACAGGAAAGTCGCCCCTTTTTCTCGCTGACAGAAGTGGAAATCGCGACGCAGCTTCCCCAGGTGCTGCTCCAGGAGCTGCTGGAGCTGCCGACCTATCAGTGGCTCGACAAGCCCCAGGGCACTCGCTCCACAGTGCGCCCCGTGTCTGGGGTCTACACGGCGATCGCCGATTCGGATGAGTTTGAGGCGGTTCCCGAAGCGGCCCAGGCGGGCTTTGCAACGACGACTATCCACCAGGATCGCCAGCGCATTCTGGTTTTGGAGGCGAGCGACTTCGAGGCCCCAGCGGTCGATCCCCACCGGCTCAAGCAGTCCCTGGCGGGGCGGATTTGTCCGGCGCTGCGAGACGCCCAGGGCATGATCCGCTATCTGGTGCCCCTCTCGGTCGATCTGTGGTTTCGGCCAGAGACACCGCGCGATCGCGTGGAGGCGATCCTGGCGGCTCTCCAGTTGCGCCTCGTGGAGCCGGTCACGGAGACCTTGGCAGCCATGGGATATTATCGGGCGGTCATTCCCGGCTGTCCCGTCGATACCGATCCCCTCAGAGCGGTGCTGGAGGTGGTGCAGCTGGCCGGACAGTATGAAGAAATTCGCTTTGCGGAGCCGGAGCAAATCGGCCTGAATGACTTTGGGCCGGATACGACGCATCTGGCGGGGAGGGAGAGTGACTTTGAGGCGGTGGGACGCTACTGGAATCATGACGTCATTCAGCTAGGGGCGGCCCATCAGCTCACCCAGGGATCAGACAAAGTGACGATTTTTGTGATTGACAGCGGGGTAGATACAGAGCATCCGGCGATCGCCCCAGTACTGCGCCCCGACTGGCAAAGGGTCGATCTCAACTTCACCTTGAGCGATCCGGAAAGTGCCCTCTCTCCCCAAGAAATCAGCGTGAGTCACGGCACCCAGGTGACGAGTGTGGCGATCGCCCAAGGCCCCGAAAATGGAGAGATCGTGCGGGGAATTGCGCCGCTGTGTCGGGTCTTGCCGATCAAGATTTCTGGCTCTATGGGGTATGGTCTGCGGGCGGCGGCGATTCGACAGGCGATCGCCCTTTTGCAACCGGGAGAGAGAGGAATTCTCAATCTCAGTTGGCGGACCAATGGAGAACATATTGGCATCCGGGAAGCGTTGCAGGAAGCCGATCGCCGGGGTTTTGCCACCGTCACATCGGCGGGCAACTACAGCGCTGGAGAACGCCAGATCGCCAATGATCTCCACTATCCCTCGGCCCACGGCTATCGCTATCCCTATCTGCGATCGCTCTGTGTGGTGGCGGCCTCTACGGTGGAAAATCGGCGCGCTAGCTATTCCTACTTTGGCTCAGAAAGTATCACTCTGGCAGCGCCGGGGGGTGAGGCCGGATCGGCGGGTTCGGCGATCTATGTCGCGAGTCCTCGGGGCCAGCATGCCTACGTTTGGGGGACGTCTTTTGCGGCTCCCCATGTGGCGGGTCTACTGGGGCTAATGTTTGCTCGCAATCCCCAGCTTTCTGCCCCGGAGGCGATCGCCTGTCTCCAGCGCACAGCCCAGTCTCTGCCTGCCTCCGAGCCCGCCCCCCTGGGCCACGGCATCGTGAATGCCTACGCGGCGGTGATGGCGGTGCCGCTGCCTCAGGAGGTCTCGGAAAATCCGCCAGCAGAGCCACCCCAGGAGATCCATCACGCTGGCAAGATCAATCTCAATACGGCCACTGCGGAGGAGCTAGCGAAGCTATCTCTCATGAATGACTGGCGAATCGATCACCTGCTTCGCTATCGCCAGACCCAGGGGCCTCTCCAGTCGATCTGGGATCTCCTCTATGCAGGCGCTTTTGATCTATGGACAATCCGACATCTCCAGGATCAGGTCAGTCTATAG
- a CDS encoding S8 family serine peptidase, whose amino-acid sequence MNISSFSSIAHEFVDPACHLAALLQSFGRQREDSRLVRWSPRLAGGTGAGVRVALLDSGLDREHPGLRNARVIAEDFTGQGSLADGTGHGSQMAALLVGQGLEASGGLAPEATLLFGKVLRASLSAKTEDYIARGIRWAVQQRADILVLPLGRSRASRVIYQALQRAIAAGVQIFAAAGNGGPQRILFPASLPGVVAVTGANLAGEILPECAAVETVDAIALGDVPAPGGMGPGARLVGSSPATVLAAAIAALELSLYRSSP is encoded by the coding sequence GTGAATATTTCCAGCTTTTCATCGATCGCGCATGAATTCGTTGATCCGGCCTGCCACCTTGCCGCTTTGTTGCAGTCTTTTGGGAGGCAGAGAGAAGACTCTCGGCTGGTCCGCTGGTCTCCCCGGTTGGCGGGAGGAACGGGGGCAGGGGTGCGGGTGGCGCTGCTCGATAGCGGCCTGGATCGAGAACATCCTGGGTTGAGGAATGCTCGGGTGATCGCCGAGGATTTCACGGGTCAGGGCAGCTTGGCCGATGGGACAGGCCACGGGAGCCAAATGGCGGCGCTGCTGGTGGGCCAAGGGTTAGAGGCGTCTGGCGGATTGGCTCCGGAGGCAACGCTGCTGTTTGGTAAGGTTCTCCGGGCTTCGCTTTCTGCCAAAACTGAAGACTACATTGCCCGAGGGATTCGCTGGGCGGTGCAGCAGCGGGCCGATATTTTGGTGTTGCCTTTGGGGCGATCGCGCGCTTCTCGGGTGATCTATCAGGCGCTTCAGCGGGCGATCGCCGCAGGAGTCCAGATCTTTGCGGCGGCAGGCAATGGGGGACCTCAGCGGATCCTGTTTCCGGCCAGCCTTCCGGGGGTCGTCGCGGTGACCGGTGCCAATCTGGCAGGAGAGATCTTGCCGGAGTGCGCTGCTGTGGAGACGGTGGACGCGATCGCCCTGGGAGATGTCCCCGCCCCCGGGGGAATGGGGCCTGGGGCTCGGCTTGTGGGCTCTTCGCCTGCGACGGTCCTGGCAGCAGCGATCGCAGCCTTAGAGCTCTCTCTTTACCGGTCTTCTCCATGA
- a CDS encoding peptidoglycan-binding protein: protein MKLQTIFRLLTIAVGLLGGSFTQPAIAHSLASQQTSPVLIATAYTDLTLPTLRQGDRGRSVELLQNILLDNGFLGAAGVRLGNPQGAIVDGIFGEITAAAIRDLQRRYEIPVTGQVNPTTWEVLDMYENPYRSPLPWKQ from the coding sequence ATGAAACTTCAAACCATTTTCAGATTACTAACGATCGCCGTAGGACTGCTCGGAGGTTCATTCACTCAGCCAGCGATCGCACACAGCCTTGCTTCACAGCAAACATCACCCGTTCTGATCGCAACTGCCTACACCGATTTGACCTTACCTACCCTGCGCCAAGGAGATCGCGGCAGAAGCGTGGAACTGTTGCAGAATATTCTTCTTGATAATGGCTTTTTAGGAGCCGCAGGCGTGAGGTTAGGCAATCCACAGGGTGCGATCGTCGATGGCATCTTTGGTGAGATCACAGCTGCTGCGATACGGGATTTGCAGCGACGGTACGAAATCCCAGTCACAGGGCAAGTCAATCCTACAACGTGGGAAGTCCTGGATATGTACGAAAACCCCTATCGATCGCCTCTCCCTTGGAAACAATAG
- a CDS encoding DUF2254 domain-containing protein: MKNIRLAKLWDSLRSSYWFLPGLMVLGGMALAFGALALDHTSQLEAEELNWIYRGGADGARALLSTIAGSMVTVAATAFSITIVALQLAASNFGPRLLRNFMQDTGNQVVLGTFISTFLYCLLVLPTVRGEDYNQFIPQFSVTIGIGLAIASTGVLIYFIHHASTIIQASHVIADVADDLDRAIERLFPKEIGHGKLQSQQLVGEIPQDFDSNVCFVRAKNTGYLQVIDDQALLKTACKHDLLLRLQARPGKFVSEGNILVQVYPEKRVNQQLINKIHSTFLLGNERTEQQDVSFPIDQLVEIAVRALSPGINDPFTAIRCIDRLGTTLSFLAEREFPSPYRFDHENNLRIIAKPVEFDQLVDVAFTQIRHYGKADVRVIIRLLEAIEQIASCAHRPHDRFVLEQQAEMILQDHYEAASQEKDRERVAEKYNQVISAIKQVRTYS, translated from the coding sequence ATGAAAAACATCAGGCTGGCCAAACTGTGGGATTCGCTTCGTTCTAGCTACTGGTTCTTACCTGGCTTGATGGTATTAGGAGGAATGGCGCTGGCCTTTGGCGCACTAGCTCTCGATCACACCAGTCAGCTAGAGGCTGAGGAGCTGAACTGGATTTATCGAGGCGGAGCGGACGGCGCACGCGCATTGCTCTCTACGATTGCTGGTTCAATGGTGACGGTAGCAGCAACGGCTTTTTCTATTACGATCGTTGCCCTCCAGCTTGCCGCTTCCAACTTCGGACCGCGACTACTCCGAAATTTTATGCAAGATACAGGCAATCAGGTTGTATTAGGTACTTTTATTTCTACCTTTCTTTATTGCCTTCTGGTGCTGCCAACGGTTCGTGGAGAGGATTACAACCAATTTATCCCCCAGTTTTCAGTGACGATTGGGATTGGCCTTGCGATCGCCAGCACTGGAGTGTTGATCTACTTTATTCATCACGCTTCAACCATTATCCAAGCTTCTCATGTGATTGCAGACGTTGCAGACGATTTGGATCGCGCCATCGAACGGCTGTTTCCCAAAGAGATTGGACACGGCAAATTACAGTCTCAGCAGCTAGTTGGCGAAATTCCTCAAGATTTTGATTCTAATGTTTGCTTCGTTCGAGCCAAAAATACAGGTTATCTACAAGTTATTGACGATCAGGCACTCTTAAAGACGGCTTGCAAGCATGACCTATTGCTGCGTCTCCAAGCCAGACCCGGTAAGTTTGTGAGCGAAGGTAATATTTTGGTGCAAGTCTATCCAGAAAAGCGAGTGAATCAGCAATTGATTAACAAGATTCACAGCACCTTTTTACTGGGTAACGAGCGGACTGAGCAACAAGATGTTTCATTTCCGATCGATCAGCTAGTCGAGATTGCTGTACGGGCACTTTCTCCCGGAATCAATGACCCCTTTACAGCAATTCGGTGTATCGATCGTCTTGGCACGACACTATCTTTTCTGGCAGAGCGAGAATTTCCATCTCCCTACCGTTTCGACCATGAAAACAATTTACGCATTATTGCCAAACCCGTAGAATTTGATCAGCTCGTGGACGTAGCGTTTACTCAAATTCGACATTATGGAAAGGCTGATGTGCGGGTCATCATTCGCCTACTGGAGGCAATAGAGCAAATTGCCTCATGCGCTCATCGCCCCCACGACCGTTTCGTCCTAGAACAGCAGGCTGAAATGATTTTGCAGGATCACTACGAAGCGGCTTCTCAAGAAAAAGATCGAGAAAGAGTAGCTGAAAAGTATAACCAGGTGATCTCTGCCATAAAGCAGGTACGAACCTACTCCTAG